The DNA region CTTGTAGGTTTCGAACCCGGCGAGCTGGTACCGAATCGGGATGGGCTGCCCACTGATCTCAAGGACGCCGCCCCATGAGTCCCCAATCTGAACGGCGCTCTTGGGCAGCACGACATGGGCGCTGCCTTTGGCGGCGATTTCCATGCCTGACATCCGAATCTTTAGCACCTGGCCCTGACGGTTCTGGATGAGCACCAGTTTGATGCCTTGAAGGCCCTGAAACTGGCTGTCCGCGCCCTGCATCGAGCCGCTGGCGGAGGCTGCGACCTTGGTGTAGTCCACCTCCCACTCCAGAGACTCACCTTTGACCTTGATGAGCTTCTCGGAGGTCGCCAGAGCCAAATCAATCGCTCCTGAGCCGTCTCCTGCCTCGATGCGGCTGGTGAGCTCGTAACGAAACGTGTCCCCTTTCCTGCAGGTCACCGACAGGAGCCGCTTGCCCTGGGTTGCAAGGGCGCCAAGGGAAAGCGCGGCGAGGGCCAAGGCGATGCAGGTTCGGGTGGGGAGGTGCATTCACAGGTAGGGACGGACCGAGCGCCACGGTTGTCCGCACAAAAAAAAGAGGCCGGAGCGACCGGCCCCATCCACAACTAACCAGGACGTGGCGCCACGAGATCGCGACGCCTCATGCGGTTTGACTGGAAGAGTGCCTCGCGTGTTTCCGGCGGTCGAAAAACCTGGTAATTAGGTTCAAACCCAGGTCGATGCGCGGCGGAAAATCTTGGCGTTGACGGGCCGGCGCACATGGGCGAAAACAAAGTTTGGCCAGCCGGCCATGAAATCGAGTTCGTAGTCGTCCTCTGGCGCGATGAGGACCAGGGGCACGTCCTTCGCCCCATCGTGGCCCATCTTGGCCTGCGCGAATCGCTCGTAACCGGCGATCTTGTGGGGTTCATCGAGCGTTGCCAAGAGGTCGACGAAAAGGAGGTCGGCTTCATGGCAGCTCTCCAAGGCCTCGCTCCAATCCTCGAAGGTGGCAAAGGTATCCGAAGGGTGAAACCCTTCCTTCGCCGCCTCCACCAGGGCCGGGTCCTTTGTCAACAAAACAAAGTACATCAAACTCCATTATGGATAGCCTGAGCGACCGGTGTCTGCACCCTGCAAGCAATTTTACGGGGCTTAGAGCGGCCATGCTGAAAAAACTGCTGTACCTGTCGCTCAAAAGTACGGATCCTGAGCATTTATCGGCCCAGGAGTGTATACTTCGTTGTAAGGAATAGGGCCTCGACAGAGGCTCGAAACCAACCCGATGAGCGCCATCACCGCCTATCCCTCGAGCCTCAGCAGCTTTCGATCCGACCGTAAAGTGCGGGAGTTTGAGCGGCACGTGGGCGAGCACCGCAGGCGTGCCTATTCCATGGCCCTGCAGCTCACGCGAAACCCCTCCGAAGCCGAGGACCTTCTTCAAGAGACGATGGTCAAGGCTTGGCGCGGCTACGAGAGCTACCAGACGGGCAGGCCGTTTCTCAATTGGCTCCTCCGCATCATGCAGCGCGCCTATCTTGACTCCTTGAGACGAGAAAACCCGGTGCGCAAGGCAGAGTCGCTTCAGGCGCTCTCCCAGCCGTTCGAGGGCGACGCTCAGGAACTGCAGATACCCGACGTGGCCCCGGGGCCCGACGAGGAGGCGTTCCGCAAGGAGTACGCCGGGCAACTCAAGCTGGCCCTGGAGGAGCTTCCAAGCCTATATCGCGACGCATTGGCGATGTGCGACCTCGACGGCATGTCCTATTTCGAGATCGCCTTGGCCCAGAAGACCACTGTGGGAACGGTTCGCTCGCGGATCCACCGCGGCCGAAAGCTGCTTCGCGAGATCGTGCTCGAAAGAGCCTATTCGCTCCTGCCATAATCCGGCCTGATGGAGATCGTCGTTCCGGACGAATTCCGGTACCTCTACGAGTTCAGCTCAGAAAGGCCGGTAGTCAAGATTCCCGACCCGGTCCTGCGCAAGGCCGCGTCTCCCGTCGGCAAGATCACGCCGAAGACGCTTGGACTCATCGATGAGATGATCCGGATCATGAAGAAAGCCAACGGCGTCGGCTTGGCAGCACCCCAGGTCGGGGTCTCCCAGCGGCTCCTGATCCTCTCGCCTCCGGGAGTCCGGCCGACTCCCGTCATCAACCCCGTGCTCATCCACGCTGAAGGCGTCCAGATCGGGCAAGAAGGGTGCTTGAGCATTCCGGGGCTCTACGGGGACGTCGAGCGCGCGCTGCGGGTGGAGGTCGAAGCGCTGGACCGCAACGGCAGAAAGGTGGTTTACGAGCTTGAGGAGATGGCTGCACGCGTGATGCTGCACGAGATGGACCACCTGGATGGCGTGCTCTTTATCGACAAGGCCGACGTGTCCACCCTGCGCTGGGAGCACCCGGTGGGGTCGGCGGTCCCGGTCGAATGAAAGTGGTGTTTTTCGGTACGGGAGAGTTCGCCGTCCCGGCTCTTCGCAGGATCTCGGATCACGTTGTGCTAGCGGTTTCGCAGCCGGACCGCCCTTCCGGCCGGGGGCTGAAGGTCAAAGCGAGCCCGTTCAAGGAGGCGGCGATCGAGCTTGGGCTCGATGTGGCGACTCCCGAGAAGTGCAAAGAGCCCGACTTCATCGCGAGGATCGAAGCCCTGTCGCCAGACGTGCTCCTTGTTGCCGCCTATGGCCAGATCATGCCCATGCGACTATTCGATTGCGCCAGGAGGGGAGGAATAAACTTGCACGGTTCGATACTTCCGAAGCTCCGTGGCGCGGCGCCGATCCAGCGGGCGATCCTCGATGGCGAGCCCGAAACCGGCGTGACGCTGATGCAGATGGACAAGGGGATGGACACCGGCGACATCATCGCCATCGAGCGGACTCCGATTGGCGCGGACGAAACGTATACGGAATTGCAGGATAGGCTATCTCATATCGCGGCCGGGATGGCAGCAGGCTTTCTGCCTAGGATCTGTGAAGGGAACTACCCCCGCGTTCCCCAAACCCCCGACCTTGCCACGTACGCCCCCATGGTGACGAAGGCCGAGGCGGAACTCTCGTTCGAGCGGTCCGCCAGCCATGAGTACAACCGGTTTCGGGCATTCACCGATCGCCCCGGCGCCTGGGCGCGCACGCGGTTTGGGAACGTTCGGGTCCGTCAAGCACGTTGGAGTCCGTGTAGGGCGCCGGCAGGTTCGATCCTGGCCGTTCAGCCGTCCCTACGTGTGGCGTTTGCGGACGGCGGCATGGAGTGGATCGAAGTGCAAGCGGAAGGCAAGAGGCCGATGTCCGGCCGCGATTTTGCGAACGGGCAGCGCCTCAAGGCGGGCGACAGCCTGCTCGCAGATGCTTAGGCGATGTAGAATCGGAACGCCAATCCTCCCCCAAACCAGGACCCATGAACCAACCCAACCTCTCGGACGCAGGACAACCCCCCAAAATCGTGCAGCGGCGCATGGTGCGCTATGCCGCCGGCCTCATGTCCCTTGCCGTCATCGTGATCCTCTACCAGATGCTCAAGAGCTGTGGACAGGACATCGACTTGCCGCTCAGTGTGGACACGGCGGGGATGATCACGGCGGTGCAGCTCGATGGGAGCAACTCGAAGGTGGCGGTGATCGAGCCCGATGGGACGATTAAGTATCCGCCCGGGGCTTCGGCCGAATTCATCGAGCGCGATGCGATCTGGCGGCCGGACGGCAACCGGGTCTTCTTCACCTCCAACCGCACCGAAGGCAACTACAACCTGTTTCGATGGAATCTCGGAAGCGAGAAGGTGGAGCAGCGCTCGCTAGGGACGCGCAGCAAGTCGTCGCCGACGTTCCTGCCCGCCGGAGCAGACGGCGCAAACGACTCGGCGCTGCTGATGTCCGGCGGTTTTGTGCTCGACTGCAATTTGAAAACCGGCGAGACGCGCCAGATTCTGCCGCCGGTCGTGCAGGAGCTAGGTGGAGGCGACGAGGGCGCAGGCGA from Armatimonadota bacterium includes:
- a CDS encoding sigma-70 family RNA polymerase sigma factor; the protein is MSAITAYPSSLSSFRSDRKVREFERHVGEHRRRAYSMALQLTRNPSEAEDLLQETMVKAWRGYESYQTGRPFLNWLLRIMQRAYLDSLRRENPVRKAESLQALSQPFEGDAQELQIPDVAPGPDEEAFRKEYAGQLKLALEELPSLYRDALAMCDLDGMSYFEIALAQKTTVGTVRSRIHRGRKLLREIVLERAYSLLP
- the def gene encoding peptide deformylase, with amino-acid sequence MEIVVPDEFRYLYEFSSERPVVKIPDPVLRKAASPVGKITPKTLGLIDEMIRIMKKANGVGLAAPQVGVSQRLLILSPPGVRPTPVINPVLIHAEGVQIGQEGCLSIPGLYGDVERALRVEVEALDRNGRKVVYELEEMAARVMLHEMDHLDGVLFIDKADVSTLRWEHPVGSAVPVE
- a CDS encoding methionyl-tRNA formyltransferase, with protein sequence MKVVFFGTGEFAVPALRRISDHVVLAVSQPDRPSGRGLKVKASPFKEAAIELGLDVATPEKCKEPDFIARIEALSPDVLLVAAYGQIMPMRLFDCARRGGINLHGSILPKLRGAAPIQRAILDGEPETGVTLMQMDKGMDTGDIIAIERTPIGADETYTELQDRLSHIAAGMAAGFLPRICEGNYPRVPQTPDLATYAPMVTKAEAELSFERSASHEYNRFRAFTDRPGAWARTRFGNVRVRQARWSPCRAPAGSILAVQPSLRVAFADGGMEWIEVQAEGKRPMSGRDFANGQRLKAGDSLLADA